In Macadamia integrifolia cultivar HAES 741 chromosome 13, SCU_Mint_v3, whole genome shotgun sequence, one DNA window encodes the following:
- the LOC122059545 gene encoding probable serine/threonine-protein kinase kinX: MMESQRPHRSGSTSSELFICFTSRHSSSSASSMKISSKSILSPARTDKLREPTLSLSSSLSRRLRSNGSMKGGQASPMFPTGNKKRGSTFETPEPSSPKVTCIGQVRVKTKKQGKKMRTRSKRRGEMSFRKTEQSQEGIQQQQHHQECLPHRNQRWVHIPLTICEALRAFGSDFNCFLPCRSSCFSSNEREKGEKTKTNTSSSSSCGAIFARWLMAIQEGEEEKRTEITLVVEQEKMAGEKTEAVNVMKTSEKGEVEEEIEGEVDERVSICIPPKNALLLMRCRSEPFRMSSFANTFWDSPATKEDNHVNEDDDEDSEEEDDDERQISESEEEKDYDNAIDDDEEENVEEVKGELYEKQGEEEMAAEALGEPPNLQENEEDSELRGNPPAATDEVEKGEENLERVVEGDSEEQDHQPEEPSVEDAEEQILEIGSSVEALEELEEEANYEGKETSLLESTEEAEVEGEEEARRTSSSSSSSSSSVVVSIQPALEEGGGEEAEEQQEVVVELVLERESVGLTETADAVASKETVEESKKEETADRAPEVEIETEEEIQKICVQAPQEQQQNQTNEEDQNVDGPGEGEATQEAVGAPPPPPPPLNQIHEKDQNEAEDKLEEREKKSKLPDCLLMMMCEPKLSMEVSKETWVCSTDFIRSRPGKQPVIPKDGGEESKKRVSTDSNAAQQQQNPQQQSHQKQQHQQQQEARKSCSNSNHSNLPPAVVALPSMASMIEQKLVNAKAYEPFVLTRCKSEPMRSSAKLAPEACFWKNRRLEPHPPTTLGVGGGAGVGF, from the coding sequence ATGATGGAATCTCAAAGACCACATCGTAGTGGTAGTACAAGCAGTGAGCTTTTCATCTGTTTCACTTcaaggcattcttcttcctctgcttcgtCCATGAAGATCTcctccaaatccattctcaGCCCGGCTCGTACGGACAAGTTAAGAGAACCCACACTATCTCTCTCTTCGTCTCTGAGTCGGAGGCTTAGAAGTAATGGCAGCATGAAAGGTGGGCAGGCTTCGCCCATGTTTCCAACGGGAAATAAGAAGAGAGGTTCGACATTCGAGACCCCGGAGCCCTCCTCACCGAAAGTTACCTGCATTGGCCAGGTTCGTGTCAAGACGAAGAAGCAGGGTAAGAAGATGCGAACGAGATCGAAGCGAAGAGGGGAAATGAGTTTTAGGAAAACAGAACAGTCACAGGAGGGGattcagcagcagcagcatcacCAGGAATGCCTGCCTCACAGGAATCAGAGATGGGTTCATATTCCCTTGACGATTTGCGAAGCTTTGAGGGCTTTCGGGTCTGATTTTAACTGCTTCCTACCTTGCCGGTCATCGTGTTTTTCGTCGAacgagagagagaagggtgagaagacgaagacgaacaCATCCTCTTCCAGTTCTTGCGGTGCCATTTTTGCAAGGTGGTTGATGGCAATACAAGAGGGCGAGGAGGAAAAGAGAACAGAAATAACGTTGGTCGTTGAACAAGAGAAGATGGCGGGAGAGAAAACAGAAGCAGTCAATGTGATGAAGACCAGTGAGAAAGGCGAAGTCGAGGAGGAAATTGAGGGGGAAGTAGACGAAAGGGTTAGCATATGCATTCCCCCCAAGAATGCTTTGTTGTTGATGAGGTGCAGATCTGAACCTTTCCGGATGTCTTCTTTCGCTAATACCTTCTGGGATTCTCCCGCTACGAAAGAAGACAACCATGTTAATGAAGATGACGACGAAGatagcgaagaagaagatgatgatgagaggCAGATCAGTGAATCAGAGGAGGAAAAAGATTATGACAATGCCATTGACgatgacgaagaagaaaatgttgaGGAAGTGAAGGGTGAGCTATATGAAAAGCAAGGGGAGGAGGAAATGGCAGCTGAAGCTCTTGGTGAACCCCCTAATctacaagaaaatgaggaagattCAGAATTGAGGGGAAACCCACCAGCGGCGACAGATGAAGTGGAAAAAGGTGAAGAAAATCTAGAGAGAGTAGTAGAAGGGGACTCGGAGGAGCAGGACCACCAACCTGAGGAACCGAGCGTGGAGGATGCGGAAGAACAGATATTGGAAATTGGATCTTCAGTTGAAGCTCTCGAAGAATTAGAAGAGGAGGCAAACTATGAAGGAAAAGAAACCAGCTTGCTAGAGAGCACAGAAGAAGCAGAGGTGGAAGGGGAAGAGGAGGCGAGAAGGAcgagctcttcttcttcttcttcatcgtcCTCCGTTGTAGTGTCCATACAGCCAGCACTagaagaagggggaggagaagaagcagaagaacaACAGGAAGTAGTAGTAGAACTAGTATTAGAAAGAGAGTCGGTGGGATTAACAGAAACAGCAGACGCAGTAGCTTCCAAAGAGACAGTGGAAGAGTCAAAGAAGGAAGAGACGGCAGACAGAGCTCCAGAGGTGGAGATAGAAACCGAGGAAGAGATCCAGAAGATTTGTGTGCAGGCGCCGCAAGAACAGCAGCAAAATCAAACCAACGAAGAAGACCAAAACGTAGATGGTCCAGGGGAAGGAGAAGCGACCCAGGAGGCGGTGGGTGCGCCGCccccgccgccgccgccgctaAACCAAATCCACGAAAAAGACCAAAACGAAGCAGAAGACAagttagaagagagagaaaagaagtcAAAGTTGCCGGACTGCCTGCTGATGATGATGTGCGAACCGAAGTTGTCAATGGAGGTATCGAAGGAGACCTGGGTCTGTAGCACTGACTTCATCAGGTCCCGCCCCGGTAAACAACCGGTCATCCCAAAGGACGGCGGAGAGGAGTCCAAGAAGAGAGTGAGTACCGACTCCAATGCTGCTCAGCAACAACAGAATCCACAACAACAGAGTCATCAGAAGCAACAGCATCAGCAACAGCAGGAGGCCCGGAAGTCGTGTTCCAACTCAAATCACTCAAATCTACCGCCGGCGGTGGTGGCGCTGCCGTCGATGGCAAGCATGATAGAGCAGAAGCTTGTGAACGCCAAGGCCTACGAACCCTTCGTGCTCACGCGCTGCAAGTCGGAGCCGATGCGGTCATCGGCTAAGCTTGCGCCGGAGGCTTGCTTCTGGAAAAATCGGAGGCTTGAGCCTCATCCACCCACTACGCTTGGCGTCGGAGGAGGAGCTGGTGTCGGCTTCTGA
- the LOC122059326 gene encoding histone H3.2 produces the protein MARTKQTARKSTGGKAPRKQLATKAARKSAPATGGVKKPHRFRPGTVALREIRKYQKSTELLIRKLPFQRLVREIAQDFKTDLRFQSSAVSALQEAAEAYLVGLFEDTNLCAIHAKRVTIMPKDIQLARRIRGERA, from the coding sequence ATGGCGCGTACGAAGCAGACAGCGAGGAAATCCACCGGAGGAAAGGCTCCAAGGAAGCAATTGGCTACGAAGGCGGCCCGGAAGTCTGCTCCGGCAACCGGAGGCGTGAAGAAGCCTCATCGATTCAGGCCAGGAACGGTGGCTCTGAGGGAGATCAGAAAGTACCAGAAGAGTACCGAGCTTCTGATCCGTAAGCTCCCTTTCCAACGTTTGGTTCGTGAGATCGCTCAGGATTTCAAAACTGACCTTCGCTTCCAGAGTTCGGCAGTTTCAGCACTTCAGGAAGCTGCGGAGGCTTATCTGGTTGGGCTATTTGAAGATACTAACCTCTGCGCTATTCATGCCAAGAGGGTTACGATAATGCCGAAAGATATCCAGCTTGCTCGTCGGATTAGGGGCGAGCGTGCTTGA